Proteins from a single region of Synechococcus sp. WH 8109:
- a CDS encoding photosystem II manganese-stabilizing polypeptide, which translates to MRIRPLLAAVLALCLAFFTTACSGDSDAVQRGGSNVTYDDIHNTGKANDCPTIGDSARGSIPLTAGGSYELREICMHPVQVYAKEEPKNIRQQAEFVEGKILTRYTSSLDSVFGDLKVTESGLQFQEKGGIDFQPITVLVPGGEEFPFTFSSKSLNATAEGSALTTSTDFEGTYRTPSYRTSNFIDPKGRALTTGVQYAQGLVALGGDDEQLEKDNNKRYIDGVGTMSLSITKVDPETGEFAGVFSAIQPSDSDMGGREVVDIKITGDLYGRLEEA; encoded by the coding sequence ATGCGCATTCGTCCTCTGCTGGCCGCCGTGCTGGCGCTCTGCCTCGCGTTCTTCACCACGGCCTGCAGTGGCGACAGTGATGCAGTTCAGCGTGGTGGATCCAACGTCACCTACGACGACATTCACAACACCGGCAAAGCCAACGATTGCCCCACGATTGGGGATTCGGCCCGGGGCTCGATTCCTCTGACGGCTGGTGGCAGCTACGAGCTGCGTGAGATCTGCATGCACCCCGTGCAGGTCTATGCCAAGGAGGAGCCCAAGAACATTCGTCAGCAGGCCGAGTTTGTTGAGGGAAAGATCCTCACCCGATACACCTCCAGCCTCGATTCAGTCTTCGGCGATCTGAAGGTGACGGAATCCGGCCTGCAATTCCAGGAGAAAGGTGGCATCGACTTCCAGCCGATCACCGTTCTGGTGCCCGGTGGTGAAGAGTTCCCCTTCACATTCTCCAGCAAGTCTCTCAATGCCACTGCTGAGGGCTCGGCTCTGACCACCAGCACCGATTTTGAGGGCACCTATCGCACCCCCAGCTACCGCACGAGCAACTTCATCGATCCCAAAGGTCGGGCTCTGACTACCGGTGTGCAGTACGCCCAGGGTCTTGTCGCACTTGGTGGAGATGACGAGCAGCTCGAGAAGGACAACAACAAGCGCTACATCGATGGTGTGGGAACCATGAGCCTCTCCATCACCAAGGTTGATCCTGAAACCGGAGAATTCGCTGGTGTGTTCAGTGCAATTCAGCCCTCCGACTCCGACATGGGTGGTCGTGAAGTGGTTGACATCAAGATCACTGGTGATCTCTACGGCCGTCTTGAAGAGGCCTGA